TGTCTTCTAAAGAAAATCCTGGATTTGCGCTGGCGCAGCAGCATCACATCTTCTGGGTTCTGACTGTCTACCGCCTCTTGTACCGGAACCACTCTTGATTTCCCCTGATAGGAGAGGTTGCCCACCGTCTGGCCCGGCTCCAGATGGAGGGGCAGAATGGACAGCCACCAGTCCATGACACGGTCAGACTTGGAGAAGAACCGGTGCCCGCCAATGTCCATACGGTTGCCCTTGTACTCAATGGTCGCTGAAATGCCGCCTACGCGCTCTGTTGCCTCCACCACCACCGGGTGCACCGAAGTGTGCTGCAAAAACTCAAAAGCAGCTGTAAGACCAGCAGGGCCGGCTCCAATGATGAGAGCCGTGGGTGATGAGGGCATAGCGTCAGGGAAAGTCAACTCAAAGATAATCAGTTTGCCCGTAACCCCTAAATCCTACCCCGGAGAATGAGATGAGTAAAGGGAAAGTTGAGTAGACTATTTAAGCACATGTATATCCCATCTGCCCTTAACCTTTTATAAATTTTGGCTGAACCCAATCGAGTCGTTTTTGGCCTGTTTTCCGGAAAACAGGCCAAAAACGACTCGATTGGGTATAATAGAAAGTAATTCTTTTAAGACTAGCAGTTTTGCAAGGCAGAACAATCTGGCCTAATCTCAGCGCTTACCAATCGGCCCTTTCGGTCAAGTTCCAGATGACAACATTCCAAGAAGACCGCTTTCAATTTCTCGCGCCCTCGTTGTATTCTTGACTTGGCGCCTGATAGAGAAAGACCCAGTTGGTTGGCAATTTCTTGTTGCGGGATTCCTTCTAAATCAGACAATCGCAAAGGCTCTGCGTACTTTTTAGGTATTAGGTTTAAGAGCGGAAGAATGCACGCTTCCAAGCTGTGAAACGGGTTTTCTTCTGTTATGTCCACCACGTCTGTTTCCTCTAGTAATGGACTTGTGTGTTTCTCTTTGCGGTAAAAATCAGTTACCACATGACGGCTAATCTCATAGAGCCAAGCCCGAACGTTCTTTACGTTGGGCAGGGTTTCGCAATGGCGGTGTACCTTCAGGAGTACTTGCTGTGAAAGGTCTTCGGCGTCTGCTGTATTGGCTACTCTGTTCTTTATAAATCCCAGCAGCGCCTTCTCATAGGAAAGAAACACCATGGCCGCCTCTGTACAAGGATCATGAGCAGCCGTGGTGGGTGATGGGCTGCAAGAAGAGTTATTGGTGCAATTTGGAGATGATGGAGCCATGGCATTATAGATGTAGATGAGGTGTTTTTAGTCTGTTTTGGCTGAAACAGGCCAAAAACGAAAATTTCTGAGTTTATAGTGAAAATAGAAATTCCTTGCCGCTTCGCAAGAAGGATTATAGCTGTTCCACTATGTTGGGTACTGAGAGGATGACGCAAGTATTCTTAAAAAGACGCAGGGAATAGTGAGGATTTTCGAAAATTCTATTGCTGGGTAGACCAAATTTAAGGAAAGGAGCGAGTCTTATGTTTTATTCAAGAGGCGCTTGGGATTCTTTTGTTCTTCCTCCGCATGATTTTGTACCTTGCTTACGTTTGTTTCGGCGAATATTTTCAATTAAGACCTTAATGTTTGCATGAACACCCAAGACAAAACAGATAAGAGAAGGCAGCCCTACCTGTTAGTGTTTCCAGAAATAGGAGCGCAAGAAGTGGGCTTTATTTCTGTTGCGGAGAATACGGGTTTTCTGCCCTTTGAGGTGAAAAGAGTATTCTGGACGTATCATACGCCAGAAAGTATACTGCGTGGGAGGCATGCGCACTATACCACAGAGCAGATTATTGTGGCGGTGCATGGCCGTATTCTGGTCACTACCGAGCAGGCAGATGGAGAAGTACAGGTTTTTGTGCTGGATACTCCTGGTCAAGGCGTGTATGTGCCGCCTAACGTCTGGCATACCATGCAATATTCTGGCAATGCCGTGCAATTAGTTCTGGCCTCAACCGTCTTTGACGAGGCCGATTACATACGAGATGTAGAAAAATTTAAGCAAGTATGGAAGTAGCATTCACTGATCTGTTGCAACACCGCGAACCTCTATTGGCTTTTTACAGCCCCTACAGTTTTGTGAGAGAGATAAAAGTGGCAGATCAGTTTGAGGTCTTTGTTAAAAGTAAGATTGACCAGTTTGGCAGTCATGATTACTTGCGCCAGTTTACGGTGTCTGTGCAAGGGAATGACTTTGTTTTTCTATATGAGTACCTCCCCTGGGATAGTGATTATTTCAAAAGGAATTGCTTTAAGTTATTTACCGTCCTTTTTGTCACCCAAAACGCAACGGCTTTGGTAGAAGCTATTTTCCTGTTTAAGCAGAAGCTGCAAGAGGTGGAGAATGTGTACTGTTTTATGGAAATTCCCACAGAAGACATATTCTTATTGCAATGTCTGAATGAAGCCGGACTGAAGTTGGTAGAAACCCGTTTCCATTACTTCAAAAAGAATTTGGCCGCTTTTGAAGGGCCTCGGTATTCTGTAAGAAAGGCCAATGCAGAAGATAGTGCTATGGTGGCCAAAATCGCTGCTGAAAATAGAAATGCCTATGATAGATTACATGCAGATCATGCTTTTTCTGAGCAGGAGGCAGATGAGTATCTGGGAACGTACGCTGCTGCAGCAGTGAACGGGTTTTGCCATCAGGTACTTGTACCCAATGTTCCTAATCTGCCTGTAGCCTCATTTATTGCCTATGATCACTACCGGAAAATATCGCCTAAGCATACTGTTAGCTTGGTATATGCCAGATTAGCTGCGGTATCTCCAGAAAATAGAGGGTGGTATGTAAAACTACTGACCGAAGTTATACACGCGGCCAAAGAGGAACAGGCTACCTACTTAAAGATTACCACCCAGTCTACCAACAAGGCCGTGATTAAGACCTTTGAGAGCCTGGGATGCAACTTTGGGGCAACCACTCATATTTTATCCTTCAATCGTTAATTTAGGAATGCCACTACTTTCTGTTATTGTCCCGTGCTACTTCAATGAAGCCAATATTCCTGTCACGGTGCCCAGATTGTTGGAGAACGAGAAGCTTTTCACGCAGGAGGTTGATTTTGAGTATGTTTTTGTGGACGATGGCTCTAAAGATAACACCCTGCAGCAACTGCTGCTAGCCAGGGAAAAATACGGCTCTAAAATTAAGGTTGTACAACTGGCTAAAAACGTGGGCTCTTATACCGCCATTATGGCCGGCATGGAATACGCCACTGGTAATTGCCTAGTCATTATCTCCGCTGACCTGCAAGACCCCCCCGAGCTCATGGTGAAGATGTATGACTATTGGCAAGCCGGAATCAAGCTGGTTTTAGGGAGTAGAGAAGATAGAAAAGACCCTTTTGCTAAGCGGCTGTTCGCCAACATCTTCCATAAAATCATGCAGAAAGTTGCCTTTCAGCACCTACCGCCTGGTGGTTTTGATTATGTTTTCTTTGACAAGAGAATAAAGGAGGAGGTTCTGAAAATAAAAGACCACAACAGCAATGTATTGTACTTGATGGCATGGCTTGGGTTTGATTACGTCACCATCCCGTATACCCGCGGAAGACGGGAGATAGGAACTTCAAAATGGACATTTAGTAAGAATGTGAAGCTATTTTTAGATTCTATCTTGTCTTTTTCTTACTTCCCGGTGCGGGTTATTTCTGGGGTTGGAATTGCCTTAGGATTGATTGCCTTCTGCTACGCCTTGTTTTTGATCATTGCCAAGCTGAGCGGTGCGTATATGGTGGAGGGGTGGTCTTCTCTCATGGTAGTATTGCTGTTCGTGTCGGCTTTCCAGATGATTGCTTTGGGGGTGATAGGGGAATATGTGTGGCGTGGGCTGGATGCTACCAGAAAAAGGCCTTTGTATATTGTAGAAAAGGCCTTTTTATAATTCCTTAGAGTTATGATGGTAACCGTCTTACTGGTAGGGAGCGCCTTCTTTATATTTTTTTATCTCGTTGGTACCTTCCTGCTGCATAAAAGCCTTAAAAGGAAGTTGAGCCTACTGCAGCACGTGCTCTGTTTTTGGGTAGGGCTTCTTTTCGCGGTTTCTTTGTATGCGGTGATAAAGACGGTTTTTGTAACGGTCCTTATCTTGGTGTTGCCGCTACTTTTCCTATACTGGAAGAATCTCCTCCAATACAATAGAGTAGAGAAAGGAGTATCGTCTCTTGCTTTTATTTTAT
The nucleotide sequence above comes from Nibribacter ruber. Encoded proteins:
- a CDS encoding glycosyltransferase family 2 protein, producing the protein MPLLSVIVPCYFNEANIPVTVPRLLENEKLFTQEVDFEYVFVDDGSKDNTLQQLLLAREKYGSKIKVVQLAKNVGSYTAIMAGMEYATGNCLVIISADLQDPPELMVKMYDYWQAGIKLVLGSREDRKDPFAKRLFANIFHKIMQKVAFQHLPPGGFDYVFFDKRIKEEVLKIKDHNSNVLYLMAWLGFDYVTIPYTRGRREIGTSKWTFSKNVKLFLDSILSFSYFPVRVISGVGIALGLIAFCYALFLIIAKLSGAYMVEGWSSLMVVLLFVSAFQMIALGVIGEYVWRGLDATRKRPLYIVEKAFL
- the sigZ gene encoding RNA polymerase sigma factor SigZ, with protein sequence MAPSSPNCTNNSSCSPSPTTAAHDPCTEAAMVFLSYEKALLGFIKNRVANTADAEDLSQQVLLKVHRHCETLPNVKNVRAWLYEISRHVVTDFYRKEKHTSPLLEETDVVDITEENPFHSLEACILPLLNLIPKKYAEPLRLSDLEGIPQQEIANQLGLSLSGAKSRIQRGREKLKAVFLECCHLELDRKGRLVSAEIRPDCSALQNC
- a CDS encoding sugar 3,4-ketoisomerase, whose protein sequence is MNTQDKTDKRRQPYLLVFPEIGAQEVGFISVAENTGFLPFEVKRVFWTYHTPESILRGRHAHYTTEQIIVAVHGRILVTTEQADGEVQVFVLDTPGQGVYVPPNVWHTMQYSGNAVQLVLASTVFDEADYIRDVEKFKQVWK